A genomic region of Methanosarcina thermophila TM-1 contains the following coding sequences:
- a CDS encoding ACT domain-containing protein, with product MASSRFIITVIGSDRVGIVARITTVMANFNVNIVDITQTILQGIFTMIMFAEAPQENFDLAAFQEAMDAEGKSLGVEVKVQHEDVFRFMHRI from the coding sequence ATGGCATCAAGTCGTTTCATTATTACGGTTATAGGCAGCGATAGAGTAGGAATTGTTGCCAGGATCACTACTGTGATGGCAAATTTCAATGTAAACATTGTTGATATCACTCAGACTATTTTGCAGGGCATCTTTACCATGATTATGTTTGCAGAAGCCCCACAGGAGAACTTTGACCTTGCAGCTTTCCAGGAAGCTATGGATGCCGAGGGAAAGAGCCTTGGAGTCGAGGTCAAGGTACAGCATGAAGATGTTTTCCGTTTCATGCACAGGATTTGA
- a CDS encoding shikimate kinase, protein MNITLIGMAGAGKSTVGRVLAKRLDYTFIDVDRLITENIGMPLQTLIDNEGDSALIRLEEEAILKLGQVDNCIISPGGSVVYSEKAMEHLKKISKIVFLDAPFRSIIRRLPNARKRGIVGLRDRSLKELFEERMTLYRKYADFSIKLKGKENINEIAEKIIELVCKGKV, encoded by the coding sequence ATGAACATAACATTAATCGGGATGGCAGGAGCAGGAAAAAGCACTGTCGGAAGAGTACTTGCAAAACGCCTTGATTACACTTTTATCGATGTGGATCGCCTGATCACGGAAAATATAGGAATGCCCCTTCAGACCCTGATTGATAATGAAGGGGACTCAGCTCTTATCAGGCTTGAAGAAGAAGCTATCCTGAAGCTTGGTCAGGTTGACAACTGCATCATTTCCCCTGGCGGGAGTGTGGTTTATTCCGAAAAAGCCATGGAACATCTGAAGAAGATATCGAAAATAGTTTTTCTGGATGCTCCCTTCAGAAGTATTATAAGAAGGCTTCCCAATGCAAGAAAAAGAGGGATAGTAGGACTCAGGGACAGGAGCTTGAAAGAACTTTTTGAAGAAAGGATGACGCTGTACCGGAAATATGCTGATTTTTCAATAAAACTTAAAGGAAAAGAAAATATTAACGAAATTGCTGAGAAAATTATTGAACTTGTTTGTAAAGGCAAGGTTTGA
- a CDS encoding type III PLP-dependent enzyme, translated as MRREHYEFPLEDFISRDEFNRIKKFSRDKETPFLIVDLQRIEQSYDELVEQMPFAKIHYAVKANPMDEVVLALKNKGSNFDVATIYELDQLLRLGVEPERISYGNTIKKEKDIAYAYEKGVRLYVTDSESDLKKLARRAPGSRVFFRILTESDGADWPLSRKFGSHPDLIYKLILKAEKLGLEPYGLSFHVGSQQRDIGQWDNAISKCKYLFEAVAEKGIHLKMINLGGGFPAKYQARAHDLETYAREIRRFLHEDFGEELPEIIIEPGRSLVANAGIIVSEIVMISKKARFNQYKWVYLDIGKFGGLIETLDECIKYPIFCDKKGCAEEVILAGPTCDSMDILYEHYKYTFPHTMREGNRVYIFTAGAYTQSYSSVSFNGFPPLRAYLT; from the coding sequence TTGAGAAGAGAGCATTACGAATTTCCGCTGGAGGATTTCATCTCAAGAGACGAGTTTAACCGAATTAAAAAATTCTCCCGTGACAAAGAAACCCCGTTTTTAATCGTTGACCTGCAGAGAATAGAGCAAAGCTATGATGAACTGGTAGAGCAAATGCCTTTTGCGAAAATTCATTATGCTGTAAAAGCTAACCCCATGGATGAGGTTGTGCTTGCCCTGAAGAATAAAGGTTCGAATTTTGATGTGGCAACAATCTACGAACTTGATCAGCTTCTCAGGCTTGGTGTAGAGCCTGAAAGGATCAGTTACGGCAATACTATCAAAAAGGAGAAGGACATAGCGTATGCATACGAAAAAGGGGTGAGACTTTATGTTACCGATTCTGAGAGCGATTTGAAAAAGCTAGCCAGAAGAGCGCCAGGATCCAGAGTCTTTTTCCGTATCCTTACTGAGAGTGATGGGGCTGACTGGCCTCTCTCAAGAAAATTCGGTTCGCATCCCGATCTTATTTATAAGCTCATTTTGAAAGCTGAAAAACTGGGGCTTGAGCCGTATGGGCTTTCTTTTCATGTTGGCTCCCAGCAAAGGGACATTGGTCAGTGGGACAATGCTATTTCCAAGTGCAAGTACCTTTTTGAGGCAGTGGCTGAAAAGGGCATACATCTGAAGATGATCAACCTTGGTGGAGGCTTTCCTGCAAAATACCAGGCGCGAGCTCATGATCTAGAGACTTATGCACGGGAAATCCGGCGCTTTTTGCATGAAGACTTCGGGGAGGAGCTACCTGAAATTATAATAGAACCCGGGCGCTCTCTTGTCGCCAATGCCGGAATAATCGTAAGTGAAATTGTGATGATCTCCAAGAAAGCCAGATTTAACCAGTACAAATGGGTGTATCTCGATATCGGCAAATTCGGGGGCCTTATAGAAACCCTTGATGAGTGCATCAAATATCCTATCTTCTGCGATAAAAAGGGCTGTGCTGAGGAAGTAATCCTTGCAGGTCCGACCTGCGACAGCATGGATATTCTTTATGAACATTACAAGTATACTTTTCCTCATACAATGCGGGAAGGAAACCGGGTTTATATCTTTACGGCAGGTGCCTATACCCAGAGTTACAGTTCTGTAAGTTTTAACGGCTTTCCCCCTCTAAGGGCTTATCTTACTTGA
- a CDS encoding APC family permease, whose amino-acid sequence MKGESELKKELSLLEATLVGIGNILGAGIYVLMGKAAGLAGNMVWFSFLFAGAAAALSALSYMELSSMYPRAGAEYEFVKRAFGERAGLFIGLLVICYVVITASAIALGFGRYFSSLFGIEYLLGIICLFIFLSFIMVYGIKESARLASIISLIEVTGLLIVIYTGFPYLGTVNYFEAPDLAGVFEASTLIFFAFLGFEDVVRLSQETKEAEKTTPKALLIAIFFTVLLYMCVAVTAVSVLDFRILGLSNVPLADVVAVSLGSDAFVLMSWIALFSTMNTVLVVMLGGSRIVYGMADAGSLPESLSRVHHRYHTPWVAIFGVVCFSALFVLLGDIAVVANISNFMIFIVFFMVNLSLIKLRYTDPDRNRPYKVPLNIGRFPLLPFLGALSAVFLFFQLSLEVIIYGLVISGIALLIALLRTRKKHLSSTY is encoded by the coding sequence ATGAAAGGGGAATCTGAGCTAAAAAAGGAATTGAGTTTGCTGGAGGCTACTCTGGTAGGAATTGGTAATATTTTAGGAGCCGGGATTTATGTACTTATGGGAAAAGCTGCAGGGCTTGCAGGCAATATGGTCTGGTTTTCTTTTCTCTTTGCTGGGGCAGCGGCTGCACTTTCCGCCCTTAGTTATATGGAGCTTTCTTCCATGTATCCCAGAGCTGGAGCAGAGTATGAATTTGTAAAAAGAGCCTTCGGAGAACGCGCTGGCTTATTTATTGGATTGCTCGTTATCTGTTATGTAGTAATAACAGCCTCTGCGATTGCTCTGGGATTCGGCAGGTATTTCAGCAGCCTTTTCGGAATCGAGTATTTATTAGGGATAATATGCCTGTTTATTTTTCTCAGCTTTATTATGGTATATGGGATAAAAGAATCTGCTAGGCTGGCTAGTATTATAAGTCTCATAGAAGTAACTGGGCTTTTAATTGTCATTTACACCGGGTTCCCCTACCTTGGGACGGTAAATTATTTTGAGGCTCCTGATCTGGCAGGAGTCTTTGAGGCTTCAACTCTGATTTTTTTTGCGTTTCTCGGGTTTGAAGATGTTGTGAGATTGTCTCAGGAAACGAAAGAAGCTGAAAAAACTACGCCAAAAGCCCTGCTTATTGCTATATTTTTTACTGTTCTTCTTTATATGTGTGTGGCAGTAACCGCCGTAAGCGTGCTCGATTTTCGTATTCTGGGACTTTCAAATGTTCCGCTTGCTGATGTTGTTGCTGTTTCTCTTGGGAGTGACGCTTTTGTCCTTATGTCCTGGATTGCCCTTTTTTCCACTATGAATACTGTACTTGTGGTTATGCTTGGAGGGTCGAGGATTGTTTATGGCATGGCAGATGCAGGGTCGCTTCCAGAAAGTCTTTCCAGGGTGCATCACAGATACCATACTCCATGGGTCGCAATTTTTGGGGTTGTCTGTTTCTCAGCCCTGTTTGTGCTGCTAGGGGATATTGCAGTTGTTGCAAATATTTCTAATTTCATGATCTTTATTGTCTTTTTCATGGTCAATCTTTCCCTCATAAAGCTTCGTTATACTGACCCCGACAGAAATCGTCCTTATAAAGTACCCCTGAATATCGGGCGTTTTCCCCTGCTCCCGTTTCTTGGTGCCCTCTCTGCAGTATTTCTTTTTTTCCAGCTAAGCCTGGAGGTCATAATTTACGGACTCGTAATCTCTGGAATCGCTCTACTGATAGCACTGCTCAGAACCCGAAAGAAGCATCTGTCCAGTACATATTAA
- a CDS encoding FprA family A-type flavoprotein — METYSIPEIAKDVFCVGAKDWNRRMFDALIPLPQGTSYNAYLVKGQEKVALIDTVNPGFEEEFENKINMVSSLEKLDYLIMNHAEPDHANAIRYIMDRAPASVLITTERGVKMASLYHELPEGRVKVVAEGDTLDLGGKTLRFIEAPWLHWPETMFTYLPEDRVLFPCDFFGAHTAQGIYDEDLEDLIPLAKRYYGEIMMPFGKMGAKALEKIKDLDIEIIAPSHGPIYKNPQRILEPYAKWTAGETENKALIVYVSMWGSTQLMVKTIAEVLMKEGIDVRIYDLAVSDTGDIARELVDSRAIILGAPTVLAGMHPLAVYGTYLVKALNPPAKYGVILGSFGWGGGALKQAGDILVPSKMEVVGTLQVKGKPREEDLKKIEDIGRELAQKMKTT; from the coding sequence ATGGAGACTTACAGTATTCCTGAGATTGCCAAAGACGTATTCTGTGTTGGGGCAAAAGATTGGAACCGCCGAATGTTTGATGCTTTGATCCCATTGCCTCAGGGCACGAGCTATAACGCTTACCTTGTGAAAGGACAAGAAAAAGTAGCTCTCATAGATACCGTGAACCCAGGTTTCGAAGAGGAGTTCGAAAATAAGATAAATATGGTTTCCAGCCTCGAGAAACTGGACTACCTTATTATGAATCATGCTGAACCAGATCATGCCAATGCTATTCGTTATATCATGGATAGGGCTCCTGCCTCAGTGCTTATTACTACGGAAAGAGGCGTGAAGATGGCAAGCCTGTACCATGAACTTCCTGAGGGTCGGGTTAAGGTCGTTGCCGAAGGAGATACGCTTGACCTGGGAGGCAAAACCCTGCGCTTTATCGAAGCTCCCTGGCTTCACTGGCCTGAAACCATGTTCACATACCTGCCTGAAGACAGGGTACTTTTCCCATGTGATTTCTTCGGGGCTCACACAGCCCAGGGCATTTACGATGAAGACCTGGAAGACCTTATTCCTCTTGCAAAACGCTATTATGGGGAAATAATGATGCCTTTTGGGAAAATGGGAGCAAAGGCTCTTGAAAAAATAAAGGATCTTGATATTGAGATTATTGCCCCGAGCCATGGACCTATTTATAAAAATCCTCAGCGTATACTTGAGCCCTATGCAAAATGGACAGCAGGGGAGACAGAAAATAAAGCCCTTATTGTCTATGTGAGTATGTGGGGTTCCACACAGCTTATGGTCAAAACTATTGCCGAAGTGCTGATGAAAGAAGGTATAGATGTCAGGATTTATGACCTTGCAGTTTCCGATACAGGAGATATCGCAAGGGAACTGGTCGATTCCCGTGCTATTATCCTTGGGGCTCCCACCGTCCTTGCAGGCATGCACCCTCTTGCCGTTTACGGCACTTACCTTGTAAAAGCTCTCAATCCACCTGCAAAGTATGGAGTTATACTCGGGTCCTTTGGCTGGGGCGGAGGAGCTTTGAAACAGGCAGGGGATATTCTTGTTCCTTCAAAGATGGAAGTTGTTGGAACACTTCAGGTGAAGGGCAAGCCTAGAGAAGAAGATTTGAAAAAGATTGAGGATATTGGTCGAGAGCTTGCACAAAAAATGAAAACAACCTGA
- a CDS encoding glutamine synthetase family protein, whose protein sequence is MKPSSIKMNPNKLVQYLNKPADEFTKEDIMKFIRENGIKMLNFRYAGGDGRLKALNFVIRSEEHLDTVLSTGERVDGSSLFKYIEADSSDLYVVPKYRTAFVNPFEKIPTLDLLCSFFDKDGNPLASSAENIMKKAHDVLKEKTGYELNVMAELEYYVICDKNKIDTDFPAVDQRGYHEAGPFTKFEQLRKDTMLAIAEAGGLIKYGHSEVGNFTDDKYYYEQNEIEFETTNIEDAADRLLIAKWMLRMIAAQYGVTVSYSPKITVGKAGSGLHIHMKLMKDGKTATVDDEGKLSDPAKKAIAGCLDIASAITAFGNTIPTSYLRLVPHQEAPTNICWGDRNRSALIRVPLGWTGDASKMITIANPNYSEDFKNFHGRQTYEFRAADGSANIYLLLAGLCVGTRHGLEMENALELSKKLYINVNIFKEEHKDRLAELEHLPASCYESAQALKAKKEIFMQYDVFTEGMLDGIISSLEAYNDYQLSERLYGKNEEIRKLVDQYIHIG, encoded by the coding sequence ATGAAACCATCATCTATAAAAATGAATCCTAATAAGCTGGTACAGTATCTCAACAAACCAGCAGATGAATTCACCAAAGAAGACATCATGAAGTTTATCAGGGAGAATGGCATAAAGATGCTCAACTTCCGTTATGCTGGCGGGGATGGGAGACTTAAAGCCTTAAACTTCGTCATAAGGAGTGAAGAGCACCTTGATACAGTACTTTCCACCGGAGAAAGAGTGGACGGTTCCAGCCTATTCAAATACATTGAAGCTGATTCAAGCGACCTTTATGTCGTGCCTAAATACCGCACTGCTTTTGTAAATCCATTTGAAAAGATCCCGACCCTTGACTTACTCTGCTCATTCTTTGACAAAGATGGGAATCCTCTTGCAAGTTCAGCCGAAAATATCATGAAGAAGGCTCACGATGTCCTTAAGGAGAAGACAGGCTACGAGTTAAATGTAATGGCTGAACTCGAGTATTATGTTATTTGCGACAAAAACAAGATTGACACTGACTTCCCGGCTGTTGATCAGAGAGGATATCATGAGGCAGGACCTTTCACAAAATTTGAGCAGCTCAGGAAGGATACCATGCTCGCTATTGCTGAAGCTGGGGGATTAATAAAATACGGGCACTCTGAAGTCGGAAATTTCACTGACGATAAATACTACTACGAACAGAATGAAATCGAATTCGAAACCACAAATATTGAGGACGCTGCTGACCGTCTGCTCATTGCAAAGTGGATGCTCAGAATGATTGCAGCCCAGTATGGAGTCACTGTCAGTTATTCCCCGAAAATTACAGTTGGAAAGGCAGGCAGTGGACTGCATATCCACATGAAGCTCATGAAAGACGGCAAGACCGCAACTGTTGACGATGAAGGAAAGCTGAGTGATCCTGCAAAGAAAGCAATCGCTGGCTGCCTGGATATCGCTTCAGCAATTACCGCCTTTGGGAACACGATCCCGACATCCTACCTGCGCCTTGTACCTCACCAGGAAGCTCCAACAAACATCTGTTGGGGAGACAGAAACCGTTCTGCACTCATTCGCGTACCTCTTGGATGGACCGGTGATGCAAGCAAAATGATTACCATTGCAAACCCGAACTATTCTGAAGATTTCAAGAATTTCCACGGCAGACAGACATATGAATTCCGTGCTGCAGACGGCTCTGCTAACATTTATCTCCTCCTTGCCGGACTTTGTGTTGGTACCCGCCATGGTCTTGAGATGGAGAATGCCCTTGAGCTTTCAAAGAAACTTTACATTAATGTGAATATCTTCAAAGAGGAACACAAAGACAGGCTTGCCGAGCTAGAACACCTGCCTGCGTCCTGTTATGAGTCAGCTCAGGCTCTGAAAGCAAAGAAAGAGATCTTCATGCAATACGATGTATTTACTGAAGGTATGCTTGACGGAATTATCAGCAGCCTTGAAGCTTACAACGACTACCAGCTCAGTGAGAGGCTCTACGGCAAGAACGAAGAAATCAGGAAACTTGTGGATCAGTACATCCACATTGGCTGA
- a CDS encoding D-aminoacyl-tRNA deacylase — protein sequence MKNNSNPEKPIKKDRNLHENPVPKITIISSAPDLASQNIKAHLLSLEEWEILELPENSGFSAAWESRDGKFRLIEIEEMHIFQDGLDRRLENIGLPASLIIFASKHRSKEEISSLTVHCTGNPSDEARLGGCPKSLAVSSPAAMKSILMEMKRLAEQKNLKYDVTLEVTHHGPTELSVPSLYAEIGSTEVQWKDPDAGEVAAKAILAVSLEKVPTALGFGGGHYAIRQTGLLLETGISFGHNFPKYQLEFVDEALIRQAIEKSKADFAYFDRKSMKSEDRHRISEILDKLGLKVLKESEIREQYGYESLQ from the coding sequence ATGAAAAATAACAGCAATCCAGAAAAACCCATTAAAAAAGATAGAAACCTCCATGAAAACCCTGTTCCAAAAATAACTATAATCAGCTCTGCTCCCGACCTTGCCAGCCAGAATATTAAAGCCCATCTCCTTAGCCTTGAGGAGTGGGAAATTCTTGAGCTCCCTGAAAATTCTGGATTCTCTGCTGCCTGGGAATCAAGGGATGGAAAATTCAGGCTTATCGAAATCGAAGAGATGCATATTTTTCAGGACGGGCTCGACAGAAGACTCGAGAACATAGGGCTGCCAGCCTCTCTTATAATTTTTGCATCCAAACATCGGAGTAAAGAAGAAATCTCTTCCCTGACTGTACATTGCACAGGAAATCCCTCAGATGAAGCAAGGCTTGGAGGCTGCCCTAAATCCCTTGCGGTTTCCTCCCCGGCTGCCATGAAATCTATTCTTATGGAAATGAAGCGCCTGGCTGAACAAAAAAATCTGAAGTATGATGTCACCCTTGAAGTAACCCATCATGGACCCACAGAACTCTCCGTTCCATCGCTTTATGCCGAAATTGGAAGCACCGAGGTGCAGTGGAAAGATCCTGATGCAGGCGAGGTTGCCGCAAAAGCCATCCTTGCAGTTTCCCTTGAGAAAGTGCCTACTGCTCTCGGTTTCGGAGGCGGGCATTATGCCATACGTCAGACAGGACTTCTGCTTGAAACCGGAATCTCTTTCGGGCATAATTTTCCCAAATACCAGCTGGAATTCGTGGACGAAGCCCTGATAAGGCAGGCTATTGAAAAATCAAAGGCTGATTTTGCTTATTTTGACAGGAAATCCATGAAGAGCGAAGATAGGCACAGGATTTCCGAAATCCTTGATAAATTGGGGCTCAAAGTCCTCAAAGAATCTGAGATCAGGGAACAGTACGGGTATGAGAGTTTACAGTAA
- a CDS encoding DUF2157 domain-containing protein, with amino-acid sequence MLLAGSTVRIHYAGYYLRYENQKYPKLGFALIFLSALFFGASLFLIAQIYNINANNSTLVLVWLLGVSPLI; translated from the coding sequence ATTCTTCTTGCAGGAAGCACTGTAAGAATACATTATGCTGGCTATTACCTGAGATATGAAAATCAGAAATATCCGAAACTGGGTTTTGCCCTGATTTTCCTTTCAGCTCTGTTTTTTGGAGCAAGCCTCTTTTTGATTGCCCAGATTTACAATATCAATGCAAACAACAGTACCCTTGTACTGGTATGGCTTCTTGGGGTTTCTCCACTTATCTAG
- a CDS encoding GDYXXLXY domain-containing protein, whose translation MNQKKILYLTLIFWLLIFSGFIAYKEYTLRTGTEVLLKTLPVDPRDLFRGDYVTLNYEISTLDMERIEAENSYFYYSDPVYLSLKLENGYGIPKKIYTTPPKNELYIKGKVKDITYDWEAEENTIKELRVDYGIESYFVPEGRGIEIEIEQQTGRKQIDAKVIIDKYGNAVVKSLLIDGEEIEF comes from the coding sequence ATGAACCAGAAGAAAATCCTTTATTTAACCCTTATTTTCTGGCTCCTGATTTTCTCAGGCTTTATTGCTTATAAAGAATACACCCTCAGGACCGGCACTGAAGTTTTGCTCAAAACCCTGCCTGTAGATCCAAGGGACCTTTTCAGGGGAGACTACGTCACCCTTAATTATGAGATCAGTACCCTGGATATGGAAAGGATTGAGGCTGAGAATTCCTATTTCTACTACAGTGATCCTGTATATCTGTCACTGAAACTGGAAAATGGGTATGGCATACCTAAAAAAATCTACACAACCCCACCAAAGAATGAACTTTACATCAAAGGTAAGGTAAAAGATATCACATATGACTGGGAAGCAGAAGAGAACACCATTAAGGAACTCAGAGTAGATTACGGCATTGAAAGCTATTTCGTTCCTGAAGGCAGGGGAATCGAAATCGAGATAGAACAGCAGACAGGACGAAAACAGATTGATGCAAAAGTTATCATCGATAAATACGGAAATGCAGTAGTTAAAAGTTTATTAATCGATGGAGAAGAAATTGAGTTTTAA
- a CDS encoding RING finger protein yields the protein MGHMYTYGEDKRTKLVGIVKSKYSYCVNCFKTLEYAGKRSTFCPECREIEKEKGQKVVALAFLLSLVPGWGYVYVSEDKKALVTSICTVAMLFVPVIGWLLSFIIYLFSIGNTVMTAQLINEVQKQA from the coding sequence TTGGGGCATATGTATACTTATGGGGAAGATAAACGGACAAAATTAGTGGGAATTGTGAAATCAAAATATTCGTACTGTGTTAATTGTTTTAAAACTTTAGAATATGCGGGAAAAAGGAGCACATTCTGTCCAGAATGTCGTGAAATTGAGAAAGAGAAGGGGCAAAAAGTTGTAGCTCTGGCGTTCCTGTTATCTCTTGTGCCAGGATGGGGATATGTGTACGTTTCGGAAGATAAAAAAGCACTGGTTACATCTATATGTACGGTTGCAATGCTCTTTGTTCCTGTAATTGGGTGGCTTTTATCGTTCATTATATATCTTTTTTCTATTGGAAACACAGTCATGACGGCACAATTAATTAATGAAGTTCAAAAGCAAGCTTGA
- a CDS encoding MarR family winged helix-turn-helix transcriptional regulator, translating into MIKIKSECSSQIFSECGLSDLTLKQIEYLRAIDENEEVTFSKLAKITSNSKPTITEMINKFVKMECVYKERSKDDGRIFYIRLTEKGHAVAHAEEHALSQVIERIANSLDEKEMDMLIKILGKIR; encoded by the coding sequence TTGATCAAAATTAAAAGCGAATGCTCTTCTCAAATCTTCTCAGAGTGTGGGTTATCGGATCTTACGCTCAAGCAGATCGAATATTTAAGAGCCATAGATGAAAACGAAGAAGTAACATTTAGCAAGCTTGCTAAGATCACAAGCAACTCAAAGCCCACCATTACCGAGATGATTAACAAGTTTGTCAAAATGGAGTGTGTCTATAAGGAGAGATCCAAGGACGATGGTAGAATTTTTTACATCCGTCTTACAGAGAAAGGGCATGCTGTAGCCCATGCTGAGGAGCACGCTTTATCACAGGTTATCGAGAGGATAGCAAATTCGCTGGATGAGAAAGAGATGGACATGCTTATCAAAATTCTTGGAAAGATAAGGTAA